One window of Salmo salar chromosome ssa11, Ssal_v3.1, whole genome shotgun sequence genomic DNA carries:
- the LOC106562303 gene encoding uncharacterized protein isoform X1, whose product MISQPITDLIDYNNTLLQQPCRDMGQRLSDPVPEVSPRENPKETQEHKDKPKEKRIPQALTFLQLFTLLSCVKVKKTPFDPSQSGEGRKGTTINETNNNNDSDTGLDYSAGDVKRIKDKSKGKVGGEKHCIESQDHKCRTTPEKEKYIKQRPNSVSPKEKAKETQQKEKKSTHPAVAALQLFTLFCCGGKVKLRKTRPSQNRQSRKDQDKDNASDTGSDLSGGDVTTKRVKDKSKGKVGREKDQTEVQLLKSSQDHKPISTTPETDKGTNSGQRPNSENRRTPRQVKTPVEEIYIRPDSPTLPRAHSSLSQFSLARNLPIHLLEWQLPGVPLTTSSMATRTERKPSSTNTSTHAQMETQTTDMNTDSQTTATSQSQISTVSSETMIDVHTSDSITQTSTLDMALTPDSTKDMITTDEDVKDDSAKDLISTLTDTSMEKSISEISLKDLIAEYEDDNELKDMAASAIPDTDNANEDAKLLEHAALYDFMLTVETELPLHL is encoded by the exons ATGATCTCTCAACCGATAACTGATTTGATTGATTACAACAATACCTTGTTACAACAACCTTGTCGTGACATGGGTCAGAGACTAAGTGACCCTGTCCCTGAGGTATCCCCTAGGGAGAATCCAAAGGAGACACAGGAACATAAAGATAAACCCAAGGAGAAGAGGATCCCTCAAGCCCTGACCTTTCTTCAGCTGTTTACACTGCTGAGCTGCGTCAAGGTGAAGAAAACACCCTTTGATCCCTCCCAGAGTGGTGAGGGGAGAAAGGGAACGACGATAAACGAGACGAACAACAATAATGACTCTGATACTG GCTTGGACTACTCTGCAGGTGACGTGAAAAGGATCAAGGACAAGAGTAAAGGAAAGGTTGGGGGAGAGAAACATTGCATTGAATCTCAGGACCACAAATGCAGAACCACACCGGAAAAAGAAAAATACATTAAACAAAGACCTAACTCG GTCTCCCCCAAGGAGAAAGCAAAGGAGACCCagcagaaagagaagaagagcacCCATCCAGCTGTGGCGGCCCTGCAGCTGTTCACTCTCTTCTGCTGTGGTGGGAAAGTCAAGCTGAGGAAGACTCGTCCCTCTCAGAACAGACAGAGTAGAAAGGACCAGGACAAAGATAATGCATCTGATACTG GCTCGGACTTGTCTGGAGGTGATGTTACAACCAAAAGGGTAAAGGACAAGAGTAAGGGAAAggtggggagggagaaagacCAGACTGAAGTTCAGCTGTTGAAATCATCTCAAGACCACAAACCCATAAGTACAACACCAGAAACAGACAAGGGAACTAATTCGGGACAAAGACCTAACTCT GAAAATCGAAGGACACCCCGGCAAGTGAAGACCCCTGTGGAGGAAATTTACATAAGACCTGACTCTCCGACTCTACCACGTGCCCAC AGCTCCCTCTCTCAGTTTTCCCTGGCAAGGAACCTGCCCATCCACCTGTTGGAGTGGCAGCTACCTGGAGTCCCTCTGACCACCTCGTCTATGGCaactaggacagagagaaagCCATCCTCTACCAACACTTCGACACACGCACAGATGGAAACACAGACAACAGATATGAACACAGACTCACAGACCACTGCCACCTCTCAGAGCCAGATCTCCACGGTCTCATCGGAGACCATGATAGATGTTCACACGTCAGACTCCATTACCCAGACCTCCACTCTTGACATGGCCCTGACACCTGACAGCACTAAGGACATGATCACTACTGATGAGGATGTGAAGGATGACTCTGCTAAAGATTTGATCtccaccctaacagacacctcTATGGAGAAATCCATCAGTGAGATCAGCCTGAAAGACCTCATCGCTGAGTATGAAGATGACAATGAGCTGAAGGATATGGCTGCCTCCGCTATCCCTGATACTGATAATGCCAATGAGGATGCAAAGCTGCTGGAGCATGCAGCACTTTATGACTTCATGTTGACAGTGGAGACCGAGCTGCCTCTGCATCTCTGA
- the LOC106562303 gene encoding uncharacterized protein isoform X3, with translation MISQPITDLIDYNNTLLQQPCRDMGQRLSDPVPEVSPRENPKETQEHKDKPKEKRIPQALTFLQLFTLLSCVKVKKTPFDPSQSGEGRKGTTINETNNNNDSDTGDVKRIKDKSKGKVGGEKHCIESQDHKCRTTPEKEKYIKQRPNSVSPKEKAKETQQKEKKSTHPAVAALQLFTLFCCGGKVKLRKTRPSQNRQSRKDQDKDNASDTGSDLSGGDVTTKRVKDKSKGKVGREKDQTEVQLLKSSQDHKPISTTPETDKGTNSGQRPNSENRRTPRQVKTPVEEIYIRPDSPTLPRAHSSLSQFSLARNLPIHLLEWQLPGVPLTTSSMATRTERKPSSTNTSTHAQMETQTTDMNTDSQTTATSQSQISTVSSETMIDVHTSDSITQTSTLDMALTPDSTKDMITTDEDVKDDSAKDLISTLTDTSMEKSISEISLKDLIAEYEDDNELKDMAASAIPDTDNANEDAKLLEHAALYDFMLTVETELPLHL, from the exons ATGATCTCTCAACCGATAACTGATTTGATTGATTACAACAATACCTTGTTACAACAACCTTGTCGTGACATGGGTCAGAGACTAAGTGACCCTGTCCCTGAGGTATCCCCTAGGGAGAATCCAAAGGAGACACAGGAACATAAAGATAAACCCAAGGAGAAGAGGATCCCTCAAGCCCTGACCTTTCTTCAGCTGTTTACACTGCTGAGCTGCGTCAAGGTGAAGAAAACACCCTTTGATCCCTCCCAGAGTGGTGAGGGGAGAAAGGGAACGACGATAAACGAGACGAACAACAATAATGACTCTGATACTG GTGACGTGAAAAGGATCAAGGACAAGAGTAAAGGAAAGGTTGGGGGAGAGAAACATTGCATTGAATCTCAGGACCACAAATGCAGAACCACACCGGAAAAAGAAAAATACATTAAACAAAGACCTAACTCG GTCTCCCCCAAGGAGAAAGCAAAGGAGACCCagcagaaagagaagaagagcacCCATCCAGCTGTGGCGGCCCTGCAGCTGTTCACTCTCTTCTGCTGTGGTGGGAAAGTCAAGCTGAGGAAGACTCGTCCCTCTCAGAACAGACAGAGTAGAAAGGACCAGGACAAAGATAATGCATCTGATACTG GCTCGGACTTGTCTGGAGGTGATGTTACAACCAAAAGGGTAAAGGACAAGAGTAAGGGAAAggtggggagggagaaagacCAGACTGAAGTTCAGCTGTTGAAATCATCTCAAGACCACAAACCCATAAGTACAACACCAGAAACAGACAAGGGAACTAATTCGGGACAAAGACCTAACTCT GAAAATCGAAGGACACCCCGGCAAGTGAAGACCCCTGTGGAGGAAATTTACATAAGACCTGACTCTCCGACTCTACCACGTGCCCAC AGCTCCCTCTCTCAGTTTTCCCTGGCAAGGAACCTGCCCATCCACCTGTTGGAGTGGCAGCTACCTGGAGTCCCTCTGACCACCTCGTCTATGGCaactaggacagagagaaagCCATCCTCTACCAACACTTCGACACACGCACAGATGGAAACACAGACAACAGATATGAACACAGACTCACAGACCACTGCCACCTCTCAGAGCCAGATCTCCACGGTCTCATCGGAGACCATGATAGATGTTCACACGTCAGACTCCATTACCCAGACCTCCACTCTTGACATGGCCCTGACACCTGACAGCACTAAGGACATGATCACTACTGATGAGGATGTGAAGGATGACTCTGCTAAAGATTTGATCtccaccctaacagacacctcTATGGAGAAATCCATCAGTGAGATCAGCCTGAAAGACCTCATCGCTGAGTATGAAGATGACAATGAGCTGAAGGATATGGCTGCCTCCGCTATCCCTGATACTGATAATGCCAATGAGGATGCAAAGCTGCTGGAGCATGCAGCACTTTATGACTTCATGTTGACAGTGGAGACCGAGCTGCCTCTGCATCTCTGA
- the LOC106562303 gene encoding uncharacterized protein isoform X2 — MISQPITDLIDYNNTLLQQPCRDMGQRLSDPVPEVSPRENPKETQEHKDKPKEKRIPQALTFLQLFTLLSCVKVKKTPFDPSQSGEGRKGTTINETNNNNDSDTGLDYSAGDVKRIKDKSKGKVGGEKHCIESQDHKCRTTPEKEKYIKQRPNSEKAKETQQKEKKSTHPAVAALQLFTLFCCGGKVKLRKTRPSQNRQSRKDQDKDNASDTGSDLSGGDVTTKRVKDKSKGKVGREKDQTEVQLLKSSQDHKPISTTPETDKGTNSGQRPNSENRRTPRQVKTPVEEIYIRPDSPTLPRAHSSLSQFSLARNLPIHLLEWQLPGVPLTTSSMATRTERKPSSTNTSTHAQMETQTTDMNTDSQTTATSQSQISTVSSETMIDVHTSDSITQTSTLDMALTPDSTKDMITTDEDVKDDSAKDLISTLTDTSMEKSISEISLKDLIAEYEDDNELKDMAASAIPDTDNANEDAKLLEHAALYDFMLTVETELPLHL; from the exons ATGATCTCTCAACCGATAACTGATTTGATTGATTACAACAATACCTTGTTACAACAACCTTGTCGTGACATGGGTCAGAGACTAAGTGACCCTGTCCCTGAGGTATCCCCTAGGGAGAATCCAAAGGAGACACAGGAACATAAAGATAAACCCAAGGAGAAGAGGATCCCTCAAGCCCTGACCTTTCTTCAGCTGTTTACACTGCTGAGCTGCGTCAAGGTGAAGAAAACACCCTTTGATCCCTCCCAGAGTGGTGAGGGGAGAAAGGGAACGACGATAAACGAGACGAACAACAATAATGACTCTGATACTG GCTTGGACTACTCTGCAGGTGACGTGAAAAGGATCAAGGACAAGAGTAAAGGAAAGGTTGGGGGAGAGAAACATTGCATTGAATCTCAGGACCACAAATGCAGAACCACACCGGAAAAAGAAAAATACATTAAACAAAGACCTAACTCG GAGAAAGCAAAGGAGACCCagcagaaagagaagaagagcacCCATCCAGCTGTGGCGGCCCTGCAGCTGTTCACTCTCTTCTGCTGTGGTGGGAAAGTCAAGCTGAGGAAGACTCGTCCCTCTCAGAACAGACAGAGTAGAAAGGACCAGGACAAAGATAATGCATCTGATACTG GCTCGGACTTGTCTGGAGGTGATGTTACAACCAAAAGGGTAAAGGACAAGAGTAAGGGAAAggtggggagggagaaagacCAGACTGAAGTTCAGCTGTTGAAATCATCTCAAGACCACAAACCCATAAGTACAACACCAGAAACAGACAAGGGAACTAATTCGGGACAAAGACCTAACTCT GAAAATCGAAGGACACCCCGGCAAGTGAAGACCCCTGTGGAGGAAATTTACATAAGACCTGACTCTCCGACTCTACCACGTGCCCAC AGCTCCCTCTCTCAGTTTTCCCTGGCAAGGAACCTGCCCATCCACCTGTTGGAGTGGCAGCTACCTGGAGTCCCTCTGACCACCTCGTCTATGGCaactaggacagagagaaagCCATCCTCTACCAACACTTCGACACACGCACAGATGGAAACACAGACAACAGATATGAACACAGACTCACAGACCACTGCCACCTCTCAGAGCCAGATCTCCACGGTCTCATCGGAGACCATGATAGATGTTCACACGTCAGACTCCATTACCCAGACCTCCACTCTTGACATGGCCCTGACACCTGACAGCACTAAGGACATGATCACTACTGATGAGGATGTGAAGGATGACTCTGCTAAAGATTTGATCtccaccctaacagacacctcTATGGAGAAATCCATCAGTGAGATCAGCCTGAAAGACCTCATCGCTGAGTATGAAGATGACAATGAGCTGAAGGATATGGCTGCCTCCGCTATCCCTGATACTGATAATGCCAATGAGGATGCAAAGCTGCTGGAGCATGCAGCACTTTATGACTTCATGTTGACAGTGGAGACCGAGCTGCCTCTGCATCTCTGA
- the LOC106562303 gene encoding serine-rich adhesin for platelets isoform X4, protein MFKEKAKETQQKEKKSTHPAVAALQLFTLFCCGGKVKLRKTRPSQNRQSRKDQDKDNASDTGSDLSGGDVTTKRVKDKSKGKVGREKDQTEVQLLKSSQDHKPISTTPETDKGTNSGQRPNSENRRTPRQVKTPVEEIYIRPDSPTLPRAHSSLSQFSLARNLPIHLLEWQLPGVPLTTSSMATRTERKPSSTNTSTHAQMETQTTDMNTDSQTTATSQSQISTVSSETMIDVHTSDSITQTSTLDMALTPDSTKDMITTDEDVKDDSAKDLISTLTDTSMEKSISEISLKDLIAEYEDDNELKDMAASAIPDTDNANEDAKLLEHAALYDFMLTVETELPLHL, encoded by the exons atgtttaag GAGAAAGCAAAGGAGACCCagcagaaagagaagaagagcacCCATCCAGCTGTGGCGGCCCTGCAGCTGTTCACTCTCTTCTGCTGTGGTGGGAAAGTCAAGCTGAGGAAGACTCGTCCCTCTCAGAACAGACAGAGTAGAAAGGACCAGGACAAAGATAATGCATCTGATACTG GCTCGGACTTGTCTGGAGGTGATGTTACAACCAAAAGGGTAAAGGACAAGAGTAAGGGAAAggtggggagggagaaagacCAGACTGAAGTTCAGCTGTTGAAATCATCTCAAGACCACAAACCCATAAGTACAACACCAGAAACAGACAAGGGAACTAATTCGGGACAAAGACCTAACTCT GAAAATCGAAGGACACCCCGGCAAGTGAAGACCCCTGTGGAGGAAATTTACATAAGACCTGACTCTCCGACTCTACCACGTGCCCAC AGCTCCCTCTCTCAGTTTTCCCTGGCAAGGAACCTGCCCATCCACCTGTTGGAGTGGCAGCTACCTGGAGTCCCTCTGACCACCTCGTCTATGGCaactaggacagagagaaagCCATCCTCTACCAACACTTCGACACACGCACAGATGGAAACACAGACAACAGATATGAACACAGACTCACAGACCACTGCCACCTCTCAGAGCCAGATCTCCACGGTCTCATCGGAGACCATGATAGATGTTCACACGTCAGACTCCATTACCCAGACCTCCACTCTTGACATGGCCCTGACACCTGACAGCACTAAGGACATGATCACTACTGATGAGGATGTGAAGGATGACTCTGCTAAAGATTTGATCtccaccctaacagacacctcTATGGAGAAATCCATCAGTGAGATCAGCCTGAAAGACCTCATCGCTGAGTATGAAGATGACAATGAGCTGAAGGATATGGCTGCCTCCGCTATCCCTGATACTGATAATGCCAATGAGGATGCAAAGCTGCTGGAGCATGCAGCACTTTATGACTTCATGTTGACAGTGGAGACCGAGCTGCCTCTGCATCTCTGA